One window of Trifolium pratense cultivar HEN17-A07 linkage group LG5, ARS_RC_1.1, whole genome shotgun sequence genomic DNA carries:
- the LOC123884137 gene encoding ABC transporter C family member 8-like, producing MPYFWNSTGEISEPLLAQKVERKQTGLGHATFQSKLIFSWVNSLLNLGYSKPLALEDIPSLVSEDESNMAYQKFVHAWESLVRERGKNNTKSLVLWSIVRTYLKENLLIAFYALIRTISVVVSPLILYAFVNYSNRTEEDLKKGLSIVGFLIVSKVFESLPQRHWVFNSRRSGMKMRSALMVAVYQKQLRLSSSARTRHSAGEIVNYIAVDAYRMGEFPWWFHTTWTSALQLILSIGVLFGVVGIGALPGLVPLFICGLLNVPLARILQNCQLQFMIAQDERLRSTSEILNSMKIIKLQSWEEKFKNLVESLRDKEFVWLSKTQFLKANNSFLYWMAPTVVSAVVFLGCAVTKSAPLNAETIFTILATLRNMGEPVRMIPEALSIMIQVKVSFDRLNKFLLDEELNNDDSKRNLQQCSVNAVEIQDGNFIWDHESVSTTLKDVNLEINRGQKIAICGPVGAGKSSLLYAILGEIPMISGTVNVGGTLAYVSQSAWIQSGTVRDNILFGKPMDTARYEKAIKACALDKDISDFSHGDLTEIGQRGINMSGGQKQRIQLARSVYYDADIYLLDDPFSAVDAHTAAILFNDCVMTALRNKTVILVTHQVEFLSQVDSILVMEGGKVIQSGSYENLLTAGTAFELLVNAHKDTITDLNQDHSNQNGFENEVLTKTQSEGEISSIKGPIGTQLTQEEEKVIGNVGWKPFWDYINYSKGTFMLCSIILVHSVFVAFQTASTFWLAIAIEIPKVTNATLIGVYALISFSGVVFVYVKSYLTALLGLKASTAFFSSFTTSIFNAPMVFFDSTPVGRILTRASSDLSILDFDIPYSITFVICVGIEILVMICIMVSVTWQVLIVAVPALVASIFVQQYYQATASELIRINGTTKAPVMNFAAETSLGVVTVRAFNMADRFFKNYLQLVDTDASLFFHSNVTIEWEILRIEALQNLTVITAALLLILLPQGYVSPGLVGLSLSYAFTLTAGQIFWTRWFSNLSNYIISVERIKQFIRIPAEPPAIVDGNRPPSSWPSKGKIDLQGLEIRYRPNAPLVLKGITCTFKEGSRVGVVGRTGSGKSTLISALFRLVEPSKGDIFIDGVNICSLGLKDLRMRLSIIPQEPTLFKGSIRTNLDPLGLYSDDEIWKAVEKCQLKETISKLPSLLDSSVNDEGGNWSLGQRQLFCLGRVLLKRNRILVLDEATASIDSATDVILQRVIRQEFAECTVITVAHRVPTVIDSDMVMVLSYGKLVEYDEPSKLMDTNSSFYKLVAEYWSSCRKNSFTNISSQQQ from the exons ATGCCTTACTTTTGGAACTCAACAG GTGAAATTTCTGAGCCACTGCTAGCTCAAAAAGTTGAAAGAAAACAAACAGGACTAGGCCATGCTACTTTCCAAAGCAAGTTGATTTTCTCTTGGGTTAATTCTTTACTCAATTTAGGTTACTCAAAGCCACTAGCTCTTGAAGACATACCTTCCCTTGTTTCTGAAGATGAATCAAACATGGCCTATCAAAAATTTGTTCATGCTTGGGAGTCCCTTGTTAGAGAGAGGGGGAAAAATAATACAAAGAGTTTAGTTCTATGGTCTATAGTtagaacttacttaaaagaaaacTTATTAATAGCATTTTATGCATTAATCAGAACTATTTCTGTTGTAGTTTCACCTTTAATATTATATGCTTTTGTTAACTACTCTAATAGGACTGAGGAAGATCTTAAAAAAGGTCTTTCCATAGTTGGTTTTTTGATTGTCTCAAAAGTATTTGAGTCTTTGCCTCAAAGACATTGGGTTTTTAATTCAAGGAGATCAGGAATGAAAATGAGATCAGCTCTTATGGTGGCAGTTTACCAAAAGCAGCTAAGGCTTTCTAGCTCTGCAAGAACACGACACTCGGCTGGTGAAATTGTGAATTACATTGCAGTTGATGCATATAGAATGGGAGAATTTCCATGGTGGTTTCATACAACATGGACTTCTGCATTGCAACTTATACTTTCGATTGGTGTTCTTTTTGGTGTTGTTGGTATCGGTGCTCTTCCTGGTTTAGTACCTCTTTTCATCTGTGGACTTCTGAATGTACCACTTGCAAGGATCCTACAAAATTGTCAGCTACAATTTATGATTGCACAGGATGAGCGTCTTCGATCGACTTCAGAGATTCTGAATAGTATGAAGATTATTAAGTTACAATCATGGGAAGAAAAATTCAAGAACTTAGTTGAGTCACTACGCGATAAAGAGTTTGTATGGTTATCTAAGACACAGTTCCTGAAAGCTAATAATTCATTTCTTTATTGGATGGCTCCTACAGTTGTTTCTGCTGTTGTTTTCCTTGGATGTGCTGTTACCAAGAGTGCACCTTTGAATGCTGAAACCATTTTCACAATTCTTGCAACATTGAGAAACATGGGAGAACCTGTTAGAATGATCCCTGAGGCTCTATCTATTATGATTCAAGTTAAGGTTTCGTTTGATCGTCTTAATAAGTTTTTGCTTGATGAAGAACTAAACAATGATGATAGTAAAAGAAACTTGCAGCAATGTTCGGTTAATGCTGTGGAAATTCAAGATGGCAACTTCATCTGGGATCATGAATCTGTCTCTACAACTCTAAAAGATGTGAATCTAGAAATCAATCGAGGACAGAAAATTGCAATTTGTGGACCTGTTGGAGCCGGAAAATCGTCACTTTTGTATGCAATACTTGGAGAGATTCCTATGATTTCAGGAACT GTTAATGTAGGTGGCACACTAGCCTATGTCTCTCAATCTGCTTGGATACAAAGTGGAACAGTTCGAGATAATATACTCTTTGGCAAGCCAATGGACACAGCAAGATACGAGAAAGCAATTAAAGCTTGTGCCTTAGATAAGGATATAAGTGACTTTAGCCATGGTGATCTTACAGAAATTGGTCAAAGAGGAATCAACATGAGTGGAGGACAAAAGCAAAGGATTCAACTAGCTAGATCAGTCTACTATGACGCTGATATCTATCTCCTTGATGATCCTTTCAGTGCAGTTGATGCACATACAGCTGCAATATTATTCAAT GATTGTGTTATGACTGCTTTAAGAAATAAAACAGTCATTCTAGTTACTCATCAAGTGGAGTTTCTCTCACAAGTTGATTCTATCTTG GTAATGGAAGGTGGAAAAGTTATTCAATCAGGTAGTTATGAGAATCTTCTGACAGCTGGAACAGCCTTTGAACTACTTGTGAATGCTCATAAAGACACAATTACTGACTTGAATCAAGATCATTCAAATCAAAATGGCTTTGAAAATGAGGTTTTGACTAAAACTCAAAGTGAGGGAGAGATTTCTAGTATCAAGGGACCAATTGGTACACAGCTTACACAAGAGGAAGAAAAAGTGATTGGTAATGTTGGATGGAAGCCATTCTGGGATTATATTAACTATTCAAAAGGGACATTCATGCTGTGTTCGATTATTTTAGTACATTCTGTTTTTGTGGCTTTCCAGACTGCCTCAACCTTTTGGCTTGCTATAGCCATTGAAATTCCAAAAGTAACTAATGCCACCTTGATTGGAGTTTATgcattaatttctttttctggtgttgtttttgtttatgtaaAATCTTACTTGACTGCACTTTTGGGATTAAAAGCTTCTACTGCTTTCTTCTCAAGCTTCACTACATCTATCTTCAATGCTCCGATGGTTTTCTTTGATTCAACTCCTGTTGGAAGAATTTTAACTAGA GCTTCTTCAGATTTAAGTATTTTGGACTTTGATATACCTTATTCCATCACCTTTGTAATATGTGTAGGAATTGAAATTTTGGTGATGATttgtataatggtttcagtcaCGTGGCAAGTTCTCATTGTTGCTGTTCCTGCACTGGTTGCATCAATATTCGTTCAG CAATATTATCAAGCCACTGCAAGTGAACTAATACGGATCAATGGAACAACCAAAGCTCCAGTCATGAATTTTGCAGCTGAGACATCACTTGGAGTGGTTACTGTACGAGCATTCAACATGGCAGAcagatttttcaaaaactaCTTACAACTTGTGGACACAGATGCCTCACTGTTCTTTCACTCTAATGTGACAATCGAATGGGAAATTTTAAGGATTGAAGCACTTCAAAATTTGACTGTCATCACTGCAGCTTTGTTGCTTATTCTACTACCTCAGGGATATGTATCCCCag GACTTGTGGGACTGTCACTCTCTTATGCTTTTACCTTGACAGCAGGCCAAATATTTTGGACTAGATGGTTTTCCAACTTATCAAACTATATTATATCTGTTGAAAGAATCAAGCAATTCATTCGCATACCAGCTGAGCCTCCTGCTATTGTGGATGGAAACCGACCTCCATCTTCATGGCCGTCCAAGGGCAAGATTGATCTTCAAGGCTTAGAG ATTCGATATCGCCCTAATGCTCCGTTAGTCCTCAAGGGAATCACTTGTACATTTAAAGAAGGGAGCAGGGTAGGAGTTGTTGGAAGGACTGGCAGTGGAAAAAGTACACTGATTAGTGCTTTGTTTCGCCTAGTTGAGCCTTCAAAAGGTGATATCTTTATTGATGGGGTGAACATATGCTCATTGGGGTTGAAGGATTTGAGAATGAGGCTTAGCATAATCCCTCAAGAACCAACTCTTTTCAAGGGAAGCATTAGGACAAACCTGGATCCTCTAGGCCTGTACTCAGATGATGAAATATGGAAG GCCGTGGAGAAATGTCAGCTTAAGGAAACAATAAGCAAGCTACCAAGTCTCCTGGACTCTTCAG TGAATGATGAAGGTGGAAATTGGAGCTTAGGACAACGCCAATTGTTTTGTCTTGGAAGAGTTCTACTGAAGAGAAACAGAATTCTTGTTTTGGATGAAGCTACTGCATCCATTGACTCTGCCACAGATGTCATTCTACAAAGAGTGATTAGACAAGAATTTGCAGAATGCACAGTTATAACTGTGGCTCATAGAGTTCCAACTGTAATAGACAGTGACATGGTCATGGTTTTATCCTATG GGAAATTGGTGGAATATGACGAGCCCTCAAAGCTAATGGACACCAACTCTTCGTTTTATAAGCTGGTAGCTGAATATTGGTCCAGTTGCAGGAAGAATTCCTTCACAAATATTAGCAGCCAGCAGCAATGA
- the LOC123884136 gene encoding ABC transporter C family member 8-like → MAYFWNSIGEISWICVKNFEFNSLCSQRSLIDTINILFLCVYFISLIITIIRKTSTNESHRKFRIFLIVSICCGIISIAFFSIGLWNLIAKTDYSEKLNWLTFIIKGFIWISFAVSLIVQRVKWIRILNSIWWLSSCVLVSVINIEILIKNHAIETLDIVQWLVHFLLLYCAFKNVGYLGNNNSVQEGLSEPLLGQKIETNQTGLGHANFFSKLIFCWINSLISLGYSKPLDLEDIPSLVSEDESNMAYQKFVDAWESLVRERTKNNTKSLVLWSIVRIYLKENLLIAFYALIRTIAVVVSPLILYAFVSYSNRTEEDLKKGLSIVGFLIVTKVFESLSQRHWFFNSRRSGMKMRSALMVAVYRKQLKLSSSARTRHSAGEIVNYIAVDAYRMGEFPWWFHITWTSAVQLVLSIGVLFGVVGIGALPGLLPLAICGLLNVPFARIIQNCQSQFMIAQDERLRSTSEILNSMKIIKLQSWEEKFKNLVESLRDKEFVWLSKTQILKATNSFLYWMSPTVVSAVVFLGCAVTKSAPLNAETIFTILATLRNMGEPVRMIPEALSIMIQVVVSFDRLNKFLLDEELNNDDSERNLQQCSVNAVEIQDGNFIWDHESVSPTLKDVNLEIKRGQKIAVCGPVGAGKSSLLYAILGEIPKISGTVNVGGTLAYVSQSAWIQSGTVRENILFGKPMDTARYEKAIKACALDKDISDFSHGDLTEIGQRGINMSGGQKQRIQLARAVYNDADIYLLDDPFSAVDAHTAAILFNDCVMTALREKTVILVTHQVEFLSDVDSILVMEGGKVIQSGSYENLLTAGTAFELLVSAHKDTVTDLNQDNENKKGFENEVLTKNQSEGEISSIKGPIGTQLTQEEEKVIGNVGWKPFWDYINYSKGTFMLCLIILGQSVFLGFQTASTFWLAIAIEIPKVTNFTLIGVYALISFASAAFVYLRSYLTALLGLKASTAFFSSFTKAIFNAPMLFFDSTPVGRILTRASSDMSIVDFDIPYSITFVISVAIEIVVIICVMVSVTWQVLIVAVPAMVASICVQQYYQATSSELIRINGTTKAPVMNFAAETSLGVVTVRAFNMVDRFFSNYLKLVDTDASLFFHSNVTMEWVVLRIEALQNLTVITAALLLILLPQGYVSPGLVGLSLSYALNLTGAQIFWSRWFSNLSNYIISVERIKQFIHIPAEPPAIVDGNRPPSSWPSKGKIDLQGLEIRYRPNAPLVLKGITCTFKEGSRVGVVGRTGSGKSTLISALFRLVEPSRGDIFIDGMNICSMGLKDLRMRLSIIPQEPTLFKGSIRTNLDPLGLYSDDEIWKAVEKCQLKETISKLPSLLDSSVSDEGGNWSLGQRQLFCLGRVLLKRNRILVLDEATASIDSATDATLQRVIRQEFAECTVITVAHRVPTVIDSDMVMVLSYGKLVEYDEPSKLMDTNSSFSKLVAEYWSSCRKNSFTNISSLQ, encoded by the exons ATGGCTTACTTTTGGAACTCAATTG GTGAAATTTCATGGATTTGTGTGAAGAATTTTGAGTTCAATTCTTTATGTTCTCAAAGGAGCTTAATAGACACAATCAATATACTCTTTCTTTGTGTCTACTTCATATCTTTGATTATCACTATAATCAGAAAAACTTCTACAAATGAAAGCCACAGAAAATTCAGGATTTtccttattgtttcaatttgttGTGGAATTATTAGCATTGCATTTTTCAGTATTGGATTGTGGAATCTCATAGCAAAAACTGATTACTCTGAGAAATTGAATTGGTTAACTTTCATTATCAAAGGATTCATTTGGATTTCTTTTGCAGTTTCTTTGATTGTTCAAAGAGTCAAATGGATTAGAATATTAAACTCTATATGGTGGTTATCTTCATGTGTATTGGTTTCAGTTATCAACATTGAAATTCTGATAAAAAATCATGCAATTGAAACTTTAGATATTGTACAGTGGCTTGtacattttcttcttttgtatTGTGCTTTCAAAAATGTTGGTTATTTAGGAAATAATAATAGTGTTCAAGAAGGTTTATCTGAGCCACTATTAggtcaaaaaattgaaactaaTCAAACAGGATTAGGTCATGCTAATTTCTTCAGCAAGTTGATATTCTGTTGGATTAATTCTTTAATCAGTTTAGGTTACTCGAAGCCACTCGATCTTGAAGATATACCTTCTCTTGTTTCTGAAGATGAATCAAACATGGCTTATCAAAAATTTGTTGATGCTTGGGAATCACTTGTTAGAGAGAGGACCAAGAACAATACAAAGAGTTTGGTTCTTTGGTCTATTGTTAGAATTTACTTGaaagaaaatttattaataGCATTTTATGCATTAATCAGAACCATTGCTGTTGTAGTTTCACCTCTAATATTGTATGCATTTGTTAGCTACTCGAATAGAACTGAGGAAGATCTTAAAAAAGGTCTTTCAATAGTTGGTTTTTTGATTGTCACCAAGGTGTTCGAGTCTTTGTCGCAAAGACATTGGTTTTTTAACTCAAGGAGGTCAGGAATGAAAATGAGATCAGCTTTGATGGTGGCAGTTTATCGAAAGCAGTTAAAGCTTTCTAGCTCGGCAAGGACAAGACACTCGGCGGGCGAAATTGTGAATTACATTGCAGTTGATGCATATAGAATGGGAGAATTTCCATGGTGGTTTCATATAACATGGACTTCTGCAGTGCAACTTGTTCTTTCCATTGGTGTACTTTTCGGTGTTGTTGGTATTGGTGCTCTTCCGGGTTTATTACCTCTTGCTATATGTGGACTTCTCAATGTACCATTTGCAAGGATCATACAAAATTGTCAGTCACAGTTTATGATTGCACAGGACGAACGTCTACGATCGACTTCAGAGATTCTAAATAGTATGAAGATTATTAAGTTACAATCATGGGAAGAAAAATTCAAGAACTTAGTTGAGTCGCTACGCGATAAAGAGTTTGTATGGTTATCTAAGACACAGATACTGAAAGCTACTAATTCATTTCTTTATTGGATGTCTCCTACGGTTGTTTCTGCTGTTGTTTTCCTTGGATGTGCTGTTACCAAGAGTGCACCATTGAATGCTGAAACCATTTTCACAATTCTTGCAACATTGAGGAACATGGGAGAACCTGTTAGAATGATTCCTGAGGCTCTATCTATTATGATTCAAGTTGTGGTTTCTTTTGATCGTCTTAATAAGTTTTTGCTTGATGAAGAACTAAACAATGATGATAGTGAAAGAAACTTACAGCAATGTTCAGTTAATGCTGTGGAAATTCAAGATGGCAACTTCATTTGGGATCATGAGTCTGTCTCTCCAACTTTAAAAGACGTGAATCTTGAAATCAAACGAGGGCAGAAAATTGCAGTTTGTGGACCTGTTGGAGCCGGAAAATCGTCACTTTTGTATGCCATACTTGGAGAGATTCCGAAGATTTCAGGAACT GTTAATGTAGGTGGCACACTAGCCTATGTCTCTCAATCTGCTTGGATACAAAGTGGAACAGTTCGAGAAAATATACTCTTTGGCAAGCCAATGGACACAGCAAGATACGAGAAAGCAATTAAAGCGTGTGCCTTAGATAAGGATATAAGTGATTTTAGCCATGGTGATCTTACAGAAATTGGTCAAAGAGGAATCAACATGAGTGGAGGACAAAAGCAAAGGATTCAACTAGCTAGAGCAGTCTACAATGATGCTGATATCTATCTCCTTGATGATCCTTTCAGTGCAGTTGATGCACATACAGCTGCAATACTTTTCAAT GATTGTGTCATGACTGCTTTAAGAGAGAAAACAGTCATTCTAGTTACTCATCAAGTGGAGTTTCTCTCAGATGTTGATTCTATCTTG GTAATGGAAGGTGGGAAAGTTATTCAATCAGGTAGTTATGAGAATCTCCTAACAGCCGGAACAGCCTTTGAACTACTTGTGAGTGCTCATAAAGACACAGTTACTGACTTGAATCaagataatgaaaataaaaaaggttttgaaaatgAGGTTTTGACTAAAAATCAAAGTGAGGGAGAGATTTCTAGTATCAAGGGACCAATTGGTACACAGCTTACACAAGAGGAAGAAAAAGTGATCGGTAATGTTGGATGGAAGCCATTCTGggattatattaattattccaAAGGGACATTCATGTTGTGTTTGATCATTTTAGGACAATCTGTTTTTTTGGGTTTCCAGACTGCCTCAACCTTTTGGCTTGCTATAGCCATTGAAATTCCAAAAGTAACTAATTTCACCTTGATTGGAGTTTATGCATTGATTTCTTTTGCTAGTGCTGCTTTTGTTTATTTAAGATCTTACTTGACTGCACTTTTGGGATTAAAAGCTTCTACCGCTTTCTTCTCAAGCTTCACTAAAGCTATCTTCAATGCTCCGATGCTTTTCTTTGATTCAACTCCTGTAGGAAGAATTTTAACTAGA GCATCATCAGATATGAGTATTGTGGACTTTGATATACCTTATTCCATCACCTTTGTAATATCTGTTGCAATTGAAATTGTGGTGATAATTTGTGTAATGGTTTCAGTCACATGGCAAGTTCTCATTGTTGCTGTTCCTGCAATGGTTGCATCAATATGCGTTCAG CAATATTATCAAGCCACTTCAAGTGAACTAATACGGATCAATGGAACAACCAAAGCTCCAGTCATGAATTTTGCAGCTGAGACATCACTTGGAGTGGTTACTGTAAGAGCATTCAACATGGTAGACAGATTTTTCAGTAACTACTTAAAACTTGTGGACACAGATGCTTCACTGTTCTTTCACTCTAATGTGACAATGGAATGGGTAGTTTTAAGGATTGAAGCACTTCAAAATTTGACTGTCATCACTGCAGCGTTGTTGCTTATTCTACTTCCTCAGGGATATGTATCCCCAg GTCTTGTGGGACTGTCACTCTCTTATGCTTTAAACTTGACAGGAGCGCAAATATTTTGGAGTAGATGGTTTTCCAACTTATCAAACTATATCATCTCTGTTGAAAGAATCAAACAATTCATTCACATACCAGCAGAGCCTCCTGCTATTGTGGATGGTAACCGACCTCCATCTTCATGGCCGTCCAAGGGAAAGATTGATCTTCAAGGCTTAGAG ATTCGATATCGCCCTAATGCTCCGTTAGTCCTCAAGGGAATCACTTGTACATTTAAAGAAGGGAGTAGGGTAGGAGTTGTTGGAAGGACTGGAAGTGGAAAAAGTACTCTTATTAGTGCTTTGTTTCGCCTAGTTGAGCCTTCAAGAGGTGATATTTTCATTGATGGGATGAACATATGCTCAATGGGGTTGAAGGATTTGAGAATGAGGCTAAGCATAATCCCTCAAGAACCAACTCTTTTCAAGGGAAGCATTAGGACAAACCTGGATCCTCTAGGCCTGTACTCAGATGATGAAATATGGAAG gCTGTGGAGAAATGCCAGCTTAAGGAAACAATCAGCAAGCTACCAAGTCTCCTGGACTCTTCAG TGAGTGATGAAGGTGGAAATTGGAGCTTAGGACAACGCCAATTGTTTTGTCTTGGAAGAGTTCTACTTAAGAGAAACAGAATTCTTGTTTTGGACGAAGCTACTGCATCTATCGACTCTGCCACAGATGCCACTCTACAAAGAGTGATTAGACAAGAATTTGCCGAATGCACAGTTATAACTGTGGCTCATAGAGTTCCAACTGTAATAGACAGTGACATGGTCATGGTTTTATCTTATG GGAAATTGGTGGAATATGATGAGCCTTCAAAGCTAATGGACACCAACTCGTCATTTTCTAAGCTGGTAGCTGAATACTGGTCCAGTTGCAGGAAGAATTCCTTCACAAATATTAGCAGCCTGCAGTAA